The following coding sequences are from one Fibrobacter sp. UWP2 window:
- a CDS encoding glycosyltransferase translates to MPKTILFWPDVYKEQGHWLPTLKWAEDMLKNGHTVNYMGIVDCEGVVKAFPIAINGAVTSFPYSRIFENIYPLGYTTESHTSPNERWRPDHIWAIAYSALGEDLAKYKDKLNKDLYEDALHFYQTMTNVNPDLLVSGYFTSLESLLIHKIYDVNVVITTTYLRHPSEDPAMRAIQNLMAFSPTEFFKLVNLCRYGDLKQAALDAEEDFVDLLQDPEIDIEDFVEDLQYFDELIPCPREYEYTHYNPGEKVHYVEPCILDRDLNSSTNSVLDSTVIGAGNKKLIFVTAGSQVLDYEGKARHLFHCMCEAMRSAELNDYRLVLGVGSKLINDYEWTEFKNQSNIIFASWVPQRAILSAPNLEFALIHGGLATIKECVYNNKKFLILPLGKDQIDNAMRLRKYGINNMVPVESITPKVLIDAIVNLKSDRKTLENLSKLSEVFQSVERESPGKQVLLDNLNS, encoded by the coding sequence ATGCCCAAAACAATTCTCTTTTGGCCCGATGTTTACAAGGAACAGGGACACTGGCTACCCACGTTGAAATGGGCAGAAGATATGCTCAAGAACGGTCACACCGTTAATTATATGGGAATCGTTGATTGCGAGGGTGTTGTCAAAGCTTTCCCGATTGCCATTAACGGTGCGGTCACTTCTTTTCCCTATTCACGGATTTTTGAAAACATCTATCCGCTGGGCTACACAACAGAAAGCCACACTAGCCCCAATGAACGTTGGCGTCCTGACCATATCTGGGCAATCGCATATAGTGCGTTAGGGGAAGATTTGGCCAAGTACAAGGACAAATTAAATAAAGACTTGTATGAAGATGCTCTGCATTTTTACCAAACAATGACAAATGTCAATCCCGACTTGCTCGTCTCGGGTTATTTTACATCCTTAGAAAGTTTGCTTATCCACAAAATTTATGATGTGAATGTCGTTATTACCACGACATATTTAAGACATCCCAGCGAAGACCCTGCCATGCGTGCAATACAGAATTTGATGGCTTTTTCGCCGACGGAATTTTTTAAGTTGGTGAATCTTTGTAGATATGGCGATTTAAAACAGGCTGCATTGGACGCTGAAGAAGACTTTGTTGACTTGTTACAAGATCCTGAAATTGATATTGAAGATTTTGTAGAGGACCTACAGTATTTTGACGAACTGATTCCTTGTCCTCGCGAATACGAATACACACATTACAACCCTGGTGAAAAAGTTCACTATGTGGAACCCTGCATTCTGGATAGGGATTTGAATTCTTCGACAAACAGTGTCTTAGATTCTACTGTAATAGGCGCAGGCAATAAAAAATTAATTTTTGTAACAGCCGGTTCACAGGTTCTCGATTACGAGGGTAAGGCCCGTCATCTATTCCATTGCATGTGCGAGGCCATGCGTTCTGCGGAGTTGAACGACTATCGCTTGGTTCTGGGCGTTGGTTCGAAACTAATAAACGATTATGAATGGACTGAATTTAAGAACCAGTCCAACATTATCTTTGCCAGCTGGGTCCCGCAGCGAGCGATTCTTTCGGCTCCGAACTTAGAATTCGCCCTTATACATGGCGGCCTTGCGACAATCAAGGAATGTGTCTATAACAACAAGAAATTCTTGATTCTTCCCTTGGGTAAAGACCAGATTGACAATGCCATGCGGCTTCGTAAATACGGCATTAACAACATGGTTCCTGTGGAAAGTATCACACCGAAGGTGTTGATTGACGCCATCGTGAACTTGAAATCAGATAGAAAAACTTTGGAAAATCTATCGAAGTTAAGCGAAGTCTTCCAGAGTGTTGAACGGGAAAGTCCTGGTAAACAGGTGCTGTTGGATAATTTGAATTCGTAA